From a region of the Candidatus Binatia bacterium genome:
- the panD gene encoding aspartate 1-decarboxylase: protein MRLSVFKSKIHRAVVTEANLNYEGSVTIDADLMEAADILPHEQVQVLNVNNGERFDTYAIRGARGSGVICLNGPAARLAQVGDKVIILTYAWMEREELERHTPRVVMVDERNRALKTEAAGGRGSR, encoded by the coding sequence ATGCGCCTGAGCGTCTTCAAGTCCAAGATCCACCGCGCCGTGGTGACCGAGGCCAACCTCAACTACGAGGGCTCGGTCACGATCGACGCCGACCTCATGGAAGCCGCCGACATCCTGCCGCACGAGCAGGTGCAGGTGCTCAACGTGAACAACGGGGAGCGCTTCGACACCTACGCCATCCGCGGCGCGCGGGGGAGCGGCGTGATCTGCCTGAACGGACCGGCCGCCCGCCTGGCGCAGGTGGGCGACAAGGTCATCATCCTCACCTACGCGTGGATGGAACGCGAAGAGCTGGAGCGGCACACGCCCCGCGTCGTCATGGTCGACGAGCGGAACCGGGCTCTCAAGACGGAGGCGGCCGGCGGGCGAGGCTCGCGGTGA